The Xanthomonas sp. CFBP 8443 genome has a window encoding:
- the phoB gene encoding phosphate regulon transcriptional regulator PhoB produces MQKRILIVDDEPAIRDMVAFALRKGDFEPVHAGDAREAQTSIADRVPDLILLDWMLPGTSGLELARRWRKDAMTREVPIIMLTARGEENDRVGGLEAGVDDYVVKPFSARELLARIRAVMRRTRDDDEDGSVSVGSLRIDGAAHRVFAGDAPVPIGPTEYRLLHFFMTHPERVYSRAQLLDHVWGGSVYVEERTIDVHIRRLRKTLEPFAVENMVQTVRGSGYRFSSSI; encoded by the coding sequence GTGCAGAAACGCATCCTGATCGTCGACGACGAACCCGCCATCCGCGACATGGTGGCGTTCGCCCTGCGCAAGGGCGACTTCGAACCGGTCCACGCCGGCGACGCGCGGGAAGCGCAGACCTCCATCGCCGACCGCGTTCCCGACCTGATCCTGCTGGACTGGATGCTGCCCGGCACCAGCGGCCTGGAACTGGCCCGGCGCTGGCGCAAGGACGCGATGACCCGCGAGGTGCCGATCATCATGCTCACCGCGCGCGGCGAGGAAAACGACCGGGTCGGCGGCCTGGAAGCCGGGGTCGACGACTACGTGGTCAAGCCGTTCTCGGCGCGCGAGCTGCTGGCGCGGATCCGCGCGGTGATGCGCCGCACCCGCGACGACGACGAGGACGGCAGCGTCTCGGTCGGCAGCCTGCGCATCGACGGCGCCGCGCACCGCGTGTTCGCCGGCGACGCGCCGGTGCCGATCGGCCCCACCGAATACCGCCTGCTGCATTTCTTCATGACCCATCCCGAGCGCGTCTACAGCCGCGCGCAGCTGCTCGACCACGTGTGGGGCGGCAGCGTCTACGTCGAGGAGCGCACCATCGACGTGCACATCCGCCGGCTGCGCAAGACCCTGGAGCCGTTCGCGGTGGAGAACATGGTGCAGACGGTGCGCGGCTCCGGCTATCGCTTCTCGTCCTCCATCTGA